A stretch of Acropora palmata chromosome 9, jaAcrPala1.3, whole genome shotgun sequence DNA encodes these proteins:
- the LOC141891622 gene encoding zinc finger protein 862-like produces MADGATDIGTREVLDVYVKLLDNGKAVNTFVALKECPYGKTQEITEAITLAMDEKDRNWKDKTACHGKDGANVMVGQHGGVFGILKQDIPSLISVHCIAHKLELGLQDTIKGIPPFQEVKELLQGMWKYYKYSCKALKELKDLAESLDEKSYNCIKADGSRWVPHLLRAPQVLLCKNYRIIVIHFEHASQARDSSAQMQGRAKNYCKKLKSFKFLKFMHLLLDVIKEVSKASLFFQRDDVTVSAVQLKIDTLCGALDAMNLRTGEHVRSFCAEITDDNVFKGIHLTRENGDDASYTDIKTEVTASAKEYFHIRNFQFPGGSSLLWSSRSKKTPVVAKREVRSPPLVRTSQLT; encoded by the coding sequence ATGGCTGATGGTGCTACTGATATAGGTACCAGAGAAGTGCTTGATGTTTATGTTAAACTGTTAGATAATGGTAAGGCGGTCAACACTTTTGTTGCCTTGAAAGAATGTCCATATGGGAAGACTCAGGAGATTACAGAAGCTATCACGTTAGCCATGGATGAGAAAGATCGGAATTGGAAAGATAAAACTGCCTGCCATGGAAAGGATGGAGCCAATGTGATGGTGGGACAGCATGGAGGCGTCTTTGGGATCTTAAAACAAGACATACCAAGCCTTATATCTGTCCACTGCATTGCCCATAAACTAGAATTGGGATTACAAGATACAATAAAGGGTATTCCTCCCTTCCAAGAAGTAAAGGAATTGTTGCAAGGCATGTGGAAGTATTACAAGTATTCCTGCAAAGCACTAAAAGAGTTAAAAGATCTTGCTGAATCACTGGATGAGAAGTCATACAACTGTATTAAGGCTGATGGATCTAGATGGGTACCCCATTTGCTTCGGGCTCCACAGGTACTGCTCTGCAAGAACTACAGGATCATTGTTATCCACTTTGAACATGCTTCGCAGGCACGAGACAGTAGTGCTCAAATGCAAGGAAGAGCCAAAAACTACTGCAAGAAATTAAAGAGTTTTAAATTCTTGAAGTTTATGCACCTTTTACTGGATGTCATCAAAGAAGTTAGCAAGGCATCTTTATTTTTCCAAAGAGATGATGTGACTGTTTCAGCTGTACAACTGAAGATTGACACCCTTTGTGGAGCTTTAGATGCTATGAACCTCAGGACTGGAGAACATGTCAGATCATTTTGTGCAGAGATTACTGATGACAACGTCTTTAAAGGAATTCATCTCACAAGAGAGAATGGAGATGATGCTTCTTATACAGATATCAAAACAGAAGTAACCGCATCTGCCAAGGAATACTTTCACATAAGAAATTTCCAATTTCCAGGAGGATCCAGTCTTCTATGGAGCAGCCGATCTAAGAAAACCCCAGTTGTGGCCAAGAGAGAGGTAAGATCTCCTCCTTTGGTGAGAACAAGCCAACTGACATGA
- the LOC141891624 gene encoding uncharacterized protein LOC141891624, translating to MVALYWLTNPAKPWKVFVANRVRKIAEATSEIGITWKYVPTDMNLADLGSRGETIAKMERGNWLTGPNWLLNEAQWPQQPKLKCTNVTDEECKPTQEGILHTPERKLDEWDALLERGAYWRTMRVTAWMLRFISNCKARRNKLKRKSGPLVTEEIITARTYWVKRAQRAVQASLQSPGWKLVEDKHTGVLKCEGRYNGKCKRELVDSEVERRVKKTIKRCNVCKVFSTRPYEAPPTSALPEYRTEGSRPFEVTGVDFAGPLSYRVGKEEIGKYSIIIFTCASSRAVHLEVTRTQTADEFQKKLNAFISRRTRPRVIVSDNARVFKTTADWIRAIRKSEKLHNYLAREEICWQFNLARSPWWGGFYERLIKEIKKTLHKTLGRSRLSYEAMESVMMDIERNLNNRPLTYVEAEGEEEVLTPNMIMWGRDAHPIEDIELIEDDKEKLTKMNRRLEEAKAHAWR from the exons ATGGTTGCGCTGTATTGGCTGACTAATCCCGCAAAGCCATGGAAAGTGTTTGTGGCCAACAGAGTGAGAAAGATAGCAGAAGCCACCAGTGAGATTGGGATTACTTGGAAGTACGTTCCAACAGATATGAACCTGGCAGACCTTGGAAGCAGAGGGGAGACCATTGCGAAGATGGAGAGAGGAAACTGGCTGACTGGCCCTAACTGGCTATTGAATGAAGCGCAGTGGCCACAGCAGCCAAAGTTGAAATGCACTAATGTGACAGATGAAGAGTGTAAACCCACCCAAGAGGGAATCCTTCACACACCAGAGCGCAAGCTAGATGAGTGGGATGCATTGTTAGAGAGGGGTGCTTACTGGCGGACCATGAGGGTGACGGCTTGGATGTTGAGGTTCATCAGTAACTGCAAAGCAAGAAGAAACAAGTTGAAGAGAAAATCGGGTCCATTAGTAACCGAAGAGATCATTACTGCGAGAACCTATTGGGTGAAAAGAGCTCAGAGAGCAGTCCAAGCAAGTTTACAATCGCCAGGATGGAAGTTAGTAGAAGACAAACACACAGGCGTTCTCAAGTGTGAAGGCAGA TACAATGGCAAGTGTAAGAGAGAGTTGGTGGATTCCGAAGTTGAGAGAAGAGTCAAGAAGACGATCAAAAGATGCAATGTCTGCAAAGTATTCTCCACCAGACCGTACGAAGCACCACCAACGAGCGCCCTGCCAGAATACAGGACAGAGGGGAGTAGACCGTTTGAGGTTACCGGAGTAGACTTTGCAGGACCTTTGAGTTACAGGGTCGGCAAGGAAGAAATAGGGAAGTACTCAATCATCATTTTCACGTGCGCGAGTTCAAGAGCAGTCCATTTAGAAGTAACAAGGACACAAACGGCGGATGAATTCCAGAAGAAATTGAACGCGTTCATCTCGCGCCGAACAAGGCCTCGTGTAATTGTCTCAGACAATGCCAGAGTCTTCAAGACCACAGCAGACTGGATCAGAGCTATTAGGAAGAGCGAGAAGCTGCACAACTACTTAGCGAGAGAGGAAATTTGTTGGCAGTTTAACCTTGCGAGATCCCCTTGGTGGGGAGGGTTCTATGAGAGACTGATCAAGGAAATAAAGAAGACTTTACACAAGACGTTAGGGAGGTCAAGACTTTCGTATGAAGCCATGGAATCGGTCATGATGGACATAGAAAGGAACTTGAACAATCGCCCCTTGACTTATGTGGAGGCAGAGGGAGAAGAAGAGGTGCTTACACCAAACATGATCATGTGGGGACGTGATGCTCACCCAATCGAAGACATCGAACTTATCGAGGATGACAAGGAGAAGCTGACGAAGATGAATAGGAGATTGGAAGAAGCTAAGGCCCATGCATGGAGATGA
- the LOC141893129 gene encoding uncharacterized protein LOC141893129 — MPIFDTSIVSLDGKACEEIELTGSRLADFTTVRRPDMNQLKLKYSHTQDKRFYMTSGGEYQIHLILGDSMYSRIRTEKVFKGNPGEPLVEETTFGWVVHGGDEYTSDGVCMYLREVNDYEKLYSLDVLGVEDRGENDQFDVMRDFKENITRRDDGRYEVNFPWIPGVELTSTNEVLSRKRLQNVERRLSKNENLREEYANIIEEQLRVGIVEEAPERPTGERVFYMPHKPVIKESAVTTKIRMVFDASAKPYPLANSINDCMFTGPPLQPLLWDIMVRARMSTNLLLGDIKKAFLQIGVKEQDRDAFRFLFNVKGEERHLRFTRVPFGVEASPFVLGATLQNHLQQQGTEFEDTVTALKENTYVDNLMQMAGDQEQLVKFKKESTEILENAKFPVHKWESNVGSLESENMPNPSKILGHTWNKEEDALEFLAKPFAEDQPVTKRTILSYLGAIYDPLGIVSPTMAQGKHIYRQACDENKGWNAEVSSQLRDEWVKWTKQLKTVEIPRSVAILIGEITGSTPSSLC; from the coding sequence ATGCCAATATTTGATACCAGTATTGTCTCTCTAGACGGAAAAGCATGTGAAGAAATTGAACTGACTGGTTCCAGGTTAGCTGACTTTACCACTGTGAGAAGGCCAGACATGAACCAGTTGAAACTCAAGTACTCACACACACAAGACAAGAGGTTCTACATGACATCTGGAGGAGAGTATCAAATACATCTTATTCTTGGAGACAGTATGTACAGTAGAATAAGGACAGAGAAAGTGTTCAAAGGAAACCCTGGAGAGCCCTTAGTAGAAGAGACCACCTTTGGTTGGGTTGTCCATGGTGGAGATGAGTATACAAGTGATGGTGTGTGCATGTATCTGAGAGAAGTCAATGATTATGAGAAACTGTACAGTTTGGATGTGCTTGGAGTTGAAGATCGGGGGGAGAATGACCAGTTTGACGTGATGCGTGACTTTAAAGAGAACATTACGAGAAGAGATGATGGGAGGTATGAAGTCAATTTCCCCTGGATTCCAGGAGTTGAGTTAACGAGCACAAATGAGGTGTTGAGCAGGAAGCGTTTGCAGAACGTTGAGAGGAGATTATCAAAGAATGAGAACTTGAGAGAAGAATATGCTAACATCATTGAAGAGCAACTGCGGGTGGGCATAGTAGAAGAAGCTCCTGAGAGGCCAACAGGTGAACGAGTGTTCTACATGCCACATAAACCAGTTATCAAGGAGAGCGCAGTAACTACAAAGATCCGTATGGTATTTGACGCCAGCGCGAAGCCCTATCCGTTGGCCAACAGCATCAACGATTGTATGTTCACTGGGCCCCCATTGCAGCCACTGCTCTGGGACATTATGGTGAGAGCACGCATGTCTACAAACCTACTTCTTGGTGACATCAAGAAAGCGTTCCTGCAGATAGGTGTTAAAGAACAAGACAGAGATGCTTTCAGATTTCTCTTCAATGTCAAAGGAGAAGAGCGGCATCTGAGGTTCACGCGAGTACCCTTTGGAGTGGAAGCCAGTCCTTTTGTGTTAGGAGCAACTCTGCAGAATCACCTTCAACAGCAAGGAACAGAATTTGAAGACACAGTTACAGCTCTGAAGGAGAACACCTATGTTGACAACCTTATGCAAATGGCAGGAGATCAGGAGCAGCTGGTGAAGTTTAAAAAAGAGAGCACTGAAATCCTCGAGAATGCAAAGTTTCCAGTTCATAAGTGGGAATCGAATGTTGGATCTCTGGAGAGCGAGAACATGCCGAACCCTAGTAAAATTCTAGGACATACATGGAACAAGGAAGAAGACGCTCTGGAGTTCCTAGCAAAGCCTTTCGCTGAAGATCAACCTGTGACTAAGCGGACGATCCTGAGCTACTTGGGAGCTATCTATGATCCGCTCGGGATAGTCTCTCCCACTATGGCGCAAGGGAAGCATATCTATCGACAAGCCTGTGATGAAAATAAGGGGTGGAATGCAGAGGTCTCCAGCCAGTTGAGAGATGAGTGGGTTAAATGGACAAAGCAACTTAAGACTGTTGAGATACCCAGAAGTGTAGCCATTTTAATTGGAGAGATTACGGGGAGTACACCTTCATCTCTTTGCTGA
- the LOC141893342 gene encoding uncharacterized protein LOC141893342: MASLKTTRDALFIGHASGFITDAEFLLLHQENSSDNLHFPYDNYPRFSLQDQSEADCKANFRLEKHHVGQLVDALQIPAIFKCDQGTICEGFEGLCILLKRFAFPCRFSDMIPIFGRPVPELCMINNTVIDWVYNHHRHRIMDWNPNVLSPIQLENYAAAVFNKGAALRNCFGFVDGTVRPISGPDENQRVVYNGHKRVHGLKFQSVVIPNGLIAHLYGPVEGKKHDAAMLAESHLYDSLERNAFSTTGEAMCIYGDPAYPLRIHLQAPFRNRVLTPQILAYNSSMSAVRTAVEWLFGDVINYFKCLDFKKNSKIGLSQVGKMYIVCSIMQNALTCLYGNSTSQFFDLDPPSLEDYFA, translated from the exons ATGGCTTCTTTAAAAACAACTCGCGACGCTTTGTTTATAGGTCATGCAAGCGGCTTTATCACCGATGCAGAATTTTTACTTCTTCATCAAGAAAACTCTTCTGATAATTTACATTTTCCTTACGACAACTATCCGAGGTTCAGTTTGCAAGACCAAAGTGAAGCTGATTGCAAAGCTAATTTTCGGCTAGAAAAACACCATGTTGGTCAATTAGTTGATGCGCTTCAAATTCCAGCTATCTTCAAATGTGATCAAGGCACAATTTGTGAAGGTTTCGAGGGCCTTTGTATCCTTCTAAAGCGCTTTGCATTCCCATGTCGGTTCTCTGACATGATTCCAATTTTTGGACGACCAGTCCCTGAACTTTGCATGATAAATAATACTGTAATTGACTGGGTTTATAACCATCACAGACATCGCATCATGGATTGGAATCCAAATGTCTTAAGTCCCATCCAGCTAGAGAATTACGCGGCAGCAGTTTTTAACAAAGGGGCAGCATTAAGGAATTGCTTTGGATTCGTAGACGGAACAGTTAGGCCCATATCTGGACCAGACGAAAACCAGAGAGTAGTTTACAATGGGCACAAGAGAGTTCATGGCTTAAAATTTCAATCAGTTGTGATTCCAAATGGCTTAATTGCACACCTTTATGGGCCAGTAG aaggaaaaaaacacgATGCTGCAATGCTAGCAGAATCACATTTGTACGACAGTCTGGAGAGGAACGCTTTTTCTACAACAGGAGAGGCAATGTGCATTTACGGGGATCCAGCTTATCCTCTCAGGATCCATCTACAGGCACCTTTTCGAAATCGTGTATTAACCCCTCAAATACTGGCTTACAATAGTTCAATGAGTGCTGTTCGTACTGCTGTTGAGTGGCTGTTTGGGGAcgttattaattatttcaaatgtttaGACTTTAAAAAGAACTCAAAAATTGGTCTTAGTCAAGTGGGCAAAATGTACATTGTGTGCTCAATTATGCAAAATGCTTTGACTTGTCTTTATGGAAATAGTACGTCTCAGTTCTTTGACTTAGATCCTCCTTCACTAGAAGATTACTTTGCATAA